A genomic window from Sulfurimonas paralvinellae includes:
- a CDS encoding type I secretion system permease/ATPase produces MNEHKISVHEDVLLDTFVLFTKLFHKPFTKEALLAGLPIHDSQKLFSKDSSKSLFSRVAARAGLKSTLIKRSIEDMLSLHLPAILLLSNDNACILEKFNDDKTQAKIIYPEGDGLEQWVSVHDLEKEYLGFAYILKKEFEYDKKSSRTLQRKQKHWFWSTLKLSVPIYRDVLIASFLINLFVLATPLFTMNVYDRVIPNNAEETLMVFTIGIVLVYVLDFFLKFTRSYLLELAGKKSDIIMSSIIFEKVLDLKMSQHPPSVGSFANNLKDFESVRSFLTTATMTAVIDLPFAIIFLAVIYYIGGVLVFVPLVTIFLILLYALLIRKPLRESIEASYEASAKKNGILIETLQNIETVKTMRMNGKKQWEWEESTGEIAEKNLKSRLLSASIPSVTNLFVQLNTVFVVVFGVYLIKEFELTMGGLIAIVILTSRTVAPIGQAAALISNYSDAKTAYDTLDEIISREVERPAGQEFVERPKFQGKIEFKDVSFNYPGTEVPALTNVSFVINPGEKVAIIGRIGSGKSTIAKLILKLYEPTSGTILIDDIDIAQIDPADLRRFISYVPQDVHLFKGTIKDNIVSSEQHPDVGDVIYAAQVSGVEDFVRMHPMGYDMPIGERGAGLSGGQRQSVGIARALMQESSIMVMDEPSNSMDQTTEKNLLDRLKVELKDQTVVIITQKLGLLDMVERVIVMHNSKVLLDDKKETVVKQLSGVSNG; encoded by the coding sequence TAAAATATCGGTGCATGAGGACGTTTTACTTGATACCTTTGTCCTTTTTACCAAGCTTTTTCATAAGCCCTTTACGAAAGAGGCTCTTTTAGCAGGGCTTCCTATCCATGATTCTCAAAAACTTTTCTCCAAAGATAGTTCCAAATCACTTTTTTCCCGCGTAGCAGCACGCGCCGGTTTGAAATCAACACTTATCAAACGCTCAATTGAAGATATGCTCTCATTGCATCTGCCGGCTATTTTACTGCTAAGTAATGATAATGCCTGCATATTGGAAAAATTTAATGATGATAAAACGCAGGCAAAGATTATTTACCCTGAGGGTGACGGTCTTGAACAATGGGTTAGTGTGCATGATCTCGAAAAAGAATATTTGGGTTTTGCCTATATATTAAAAAAAGAGTTCGAGTATGACAAAAAGAGTTCACGAACACTGCAGCGTAAACAAAAACATTGGTTTTGGAGTACATTAAAGCTCTCTGTTCCAATCTACAGAGATGTGTTGATAGCATCATTCCTTATCAATCTCTTTGTTCTGGCAACACCGCTTTTTACTATGAATGTTTATGATAGAGTTATTCCAAACAATGCCGAAGAGACTTTGATGGTCTTTACCATAGGTATAGTTCTTGTCTATGTACTGGATTTTTTTCTAAAATTCACCCGTTCGTATCTTTTGGAATTAGCGGGTAAAAAAAGTGACATTATTATGTCCTCAATTATTTTTGAAAAAGTGCTTGATCTGAAGATGTCACAGCATCCGCCATCAGTCGGCTCTTTTGCAAACAATCTGAAAGATTTTGAGTCAGTCCGTTCTTTTCTTACTACAGCAACCATGACAGCCGTTATCGATCTGCCGTTTGCGATTATTTTTCTTGCTGTTATCTACTATATCGGCGGTGTACTGGTATTTGTTCCCTTAGTGACTATCTTTTTGATTCTTCTGTATGCATTGCTTATTCGCAAGCCATTGCGTGAGAGCATAGAAGCCTCTTATGAGGCAAGTGCCAAGAAAAACGGGATACTCATAGAAACCTTGCAAAATATCGAAACAGTCAAAACGATGCGAATGAATGGTAAAAAACAGTGGGAGTGGGAAGAATCTACGGGTGAGATTGCCGAGAAAAATCTTAAATCACGTCTGCTTTCTGCTTCCATTCCAAGTGTAACAAATCTTTTTGTACAGTTAAATACTGTCTTTGTCGTTGTCTTTGGGGTATATCTTATCAAAGAGTTTGAGTTGACTATGGGCGGGCTCATTGCCATTGTCATCTTGACATCACGAACAGTTGCTCCTATCGGACAGGCAGCTGCACTGATCTCAAACTATTCCGATGCAAAAACAGCCTATGATACGCTCGACGAAATCATCTCACGTGAGGTTGAACGTCCTGCTGGCCAGGAGTTTGTGGAACGTCCGAAATTTCAGGGAAAAATAGAGTTTAAAGACGTCAGTTTCAACTACCCTGGAACGGAAGTTCCGGCACTGACAAATGTCAGTTTTGTCATTAATCCCGGTGAAAAAGTGGCCATAATCGGTCGAATAGGTTCGGGGAAAAGTACGATCGCCAAGTTGATCTTGAAACTGTATGAACCGACAAGCGGAACAATTCTCATCGACGATATTGACATCGCCCAGATAGATCCGGCAGATCTGCGCCGGTTTATCTCTTATGTACCGCAGGATGTCCATCTCTTTAAAGGAACCATCAAAGACAATATCGTCTCTTCCGAACAGCATCCTGATGTCGGAGATGTCATCTATGCGGCACAGGTAAGCGGTGTTGAAGACTTTGTACGAATGCATCCAATGGGGTATGATATGCCCATTGGTGAACGAGGTGCAGGACTTTCTGGCGGACAGCGACAGAGTGTCGGTATTGCCCGTGCATTGATGCAGGAGAGCTCGATTATGGTCATGGATGAACCGAGCAACTCGATGGATCAAACGACAGAAAAAAATCTGCTTGACAGGCTAAAAGTAGAGCTAAAAGATCAGACAGTCGTGATAATTACACAGAAATTAGGACTTTTGGATATGGTTGAGCGTGTCATCGTGATGCATAATTCCAAAGTACTGCTTGATGATAAAAAAGAGACAGTTGTCAAACAACTCAGCGGAGTTTCCAATGGCTAA
- a CDS encoding HlyD family type I secretion periplasmic adaptor subunit — protein MAKKEIKKSLSKKDYEFMHSLSAAVLEVAPTRLRIVLYFWVAAIVIFLIWANFAKIDEIARGNGEVIPSGENQMIQNLEGGIVEEILVQEGQEVEKGQVLIKIDNQKSVSSYSSNEIKAEALQAQILRLKAESTGQKFIVPPDLKKRLAQFIDNEKSLYNTNKQQLNSKLNALREKLAQKKQELAEAYSQRDHLESSYSMISREVRMTRPMVAKGVRSKIDFLKLQREANDIASKYDAVKKSIPRLKSAIKEVQSNIKETKLNFQSEAKTKMNEAVAELKGLQVASTALEDQVTRTIVKSPMKGIVQKLYVHTVGGVIKPGEDIMEIVPSDETLLVKVNIKPKDIAFIYLGQRAIVKFTAYDFSIYGGLEGKVVLISPDSFKDEEGNVFYEVRIKTDKNYIGRHGKKLKIIPGMTTTVDIITGKKSVLDYILKPILKTKQYTFTER, from the coding sequence ATGGCTAAAAAAGAGATTAAAAAGAGCCTCTCCAAAAAAGATTATGAATTTATGCACTCACTGAGTGCGGCTGTGCTGGAAGTTGCACCGACGCGATTACGCATCGTGCTTTATTTCTGGGTTGCCGCCATCGTAATATTTTTGATCTGGGCAAATTTTGCAAAGATAGATGAGATAGCAAGAGGCAACGGTGAAGTGATTCCAAGCGGTGAAAATCAGATGATTCAAAATCTTGAAGGGGGAATAGTTGAAGAGATTTTGGTTCAAGAGGGACAGGAAGTAGAAAAAGGGCAGGTGCTTATTAAAATCGACAATCAAAAGTCGGTATCTTCATACAGCTCAAATGAGATAAAGGCAGAAGCACTACAAGCACAGATTTTACGTCTTAAAGCAGAGTCTACAGGACAGAAGTTCATAGTACCTCCAGATTTAAAAAAGAGACTTGCACAGTTTATTGACAATGAAAAAAGTCTTTACAATACCAATAAACAGCAATTAAACTCGAAACTCAATGCTCTCCGTGAGAAGCTGGCACAAAAAAAGCAGGAACTCGCTGAGGCATATTCACAAAGAGACCATCTTGAATCATCATACTCGATGATATCGCGTGAGGTAAGAATGACTAGACCGATGGTGGCAAAAGGGGTTCGTTCGAAGATAGATTTTTTAAAACTACAGCGTGAAGCGAATGATATTGCCTCAAAATATGATGCTGTTAAAAAGTCCATACCTCGCTTAAAATCGGCCATTAAAGAGGTCCAGAGCAATATAAAAGAGACAAAACTGAACTTTCAAAGTGAAGCGAAAACGAAGATGAATGAAGCTGTAGCAGAACTCAAAGGACTGCAGGTAGCATCAACTGCTTTGGAAGATCAGGTAACGCGTACTATTGTCAAGTCACCCATGAAGGGAATTGTTCAAAAACTCTATGTTCATACAGTTGGCGGCGTTATCAAGCCGGGTGAAGATATTATGGAGATTGTTCCAAGTGATGAAACCTTGCTTGTTAAGGTGAACATTAAACCAAAAGACATTGCTTTTATTTACTTGGGACAGCGTGCCATTGTAAAATTTACCGCTTATGATTTTTCTATTTATGGAGGTTTGGAAGGGAAGGTTGTCCTTATATCTCCAGACAGCTTTAAAGATGAAGAGGGAAATGTCTTTTATGAAGTTCGCATTAAAACCGATAAAAATTACATCGGCAGACATGGTAAGAAACTTAAAATTATTCCAGGTATGACGACAACTGTTGATATTATCACCGGTAAGAAAAGTGTTTTGGATTATATTCTCAAACCGATATTAAAAACAAAACAGTACACGTTTACAGAAAGATAA
- a CDS encoding response regulator transcription factor: MDIVLYSDNINLLSHWEKALKNEQYKSIDDLEDLHNIENSIIIVNYAACQNRCQSLLSELRERGNRLLVLDRVPELDTAKRLLKYGAMGYGNALMRDHFILAAVAALREGMVWLHPQLTSQLILEIPESQDANEELLQKLTSRERETALLLKEGLTYNEIAERLEISPRTVKAHAQGIYKKLNVSDRIGLALLLK; the protein is encoded by the coding sequence ATGGATATTGTACTCTATAGTGATAATATAAATCTACTCTCTCATTGGGAAAAAGCATTAAAAAATGAGCAATATAAGAGTATTGATGATCTTGAAGATTTGCACAATATTGAAAACAGCATCATCATTGTAAATTATGCGGCCTGTCAAAATAGGTGTCAATCTTTGCTAAGTGAATTGCGTGAGCGAGGGAATCGACTGCTTGTTCTAGACAGGGTGCCAGAACTTGACACAGCAAAACGATTGTTAAAATACGGTGCGATGGGTTATGGCAATGCACTCATGCGGGATCATTTTATTCTTGCCGCAGTTGCTGCTTTGCGTGAGGGTATGGTTTGGCTGCATCCCCAATTGACTTCGCAGCTGATTTTGGAGATTCCTGAGAGTCAAGATGCCAATGAGGAACTGCTACAAAAGTTAACATCACGCGAGAGAGAGACAGCACTGCTTTTAAAAGAGGGGCTGACCTACAATGAGATTGCAGAGCGTCTTGAGATCTCGCCAAGAACGGTAAAAGCCCATGCACAAGGGATTTACAAAAAATTGAATGTCAGTGACAGAATCGGTCTAGCTCTTCTTTTAAAATAA
- a CDS encoding beta strand repeat-containing protein has product MKVIIATVKEVSGKFFAKDEHGNVKELHVGDTISKDMLVYGADGNSADAHIKIAMLNLEQALELTGLEKQLFDLSLIQDGNNLDEFISPNSVDKALDKTGVYAEDGATDKEEKDGTINDDETAAGSEAVVGHLQEDQFAARDNDFVDVQSTLRDVQFDSADNGVNIDGTPVLLDDESISSPADTDTNEPLTLTVTPVDGPFVEDSTNAGDTVATSTANDPDGGDITYTIDDTTNYAIDASTGTVTLTAAGAAVVNGGGNLPDFTVTAASTTGQTSSATANVNPADTDTNEPLTLTVTPVDGPFVEDSTNAGDTVATSTANDPDGGDITYTIDDTTNYAIDASTGTVTLTAAGAAVVNGGGNLPDFTVTAASTTGQTSSATANVNPADTDTNEPLTLTVTPVDGPFVEDSTNAGDTVATSTANDPDGGDITYTIDDTTNYAIDASTGTVTLTAAGAAVVNGGGNLPDFTVTAASTTGQTSSATANVNPADTDTNEPLTLTVTPVDGPFVEDSTNAGDTVATSTANDPDGGDITYTIDDTTNYAIDASTGTVTLTAAGAAVVNGGGNLPDFTVTAASTTGQTSSATANVNPADTDTNEPLTLTVTPVDGPFVEDSTNAGDTVATSTANDPDGGDITYTIDDTTNYAIDASTGTVTLTAAGAAVVNGGGNLPDFTVTAASTTGQTSSATANVNPADTDTNEPLTLTVTPVDGPFVEDSTNAGDTVATSTANDPDGGDITYTIDDTTNYAIDASTGTVTLTAAGAAVVNGGGNLPDFTVTAASTTGQTSSATANVNPADTDTNEPLTLTVTPVDGPFVEDSTNAGDTVATSTANDPDGGDITYTIDDTTNYAIDASTGTVTLTAAGAAVVNGGGNLPDFTVTAASTTGQTSSATANVNPADTDTNEPLTLTVTPVDGPFVEDSTNAGDTVATSTANDPDGGDITYTIDDTTNYAIDASTGTVTLTAAGAAVVNGGGNLPDFTVTAASTTGQTSSATANVNPADTDTNEPLTLTVTPVDGPFVEDSTNAGDTVATSTANDPDGGDITYTIDDTTNYAIDASTGTVTLTAAGAAVVNGGGNLPDFTVTAASTTGQTSSATANVNPADTDTNEPLTLTVTPVDGPFVEDSTNAGDTVATSTANDPDGGDITYTIDDTTNYAIDASTGTVTLTAAGAAVVNGGGNLPDFTVTAASTTGQTSSATANVNPADTDTNEPLTLTVTPVDGPFVEDSTNAGDTVATSTANDPDGGDITYTIDDTTNYAIDASTGTVTLTAAGAAVVNGGGNLPDFTVTAASTTGQTSSATANVNPADTDTNEPLTLTVTPVDGPFVEDSTNAGDTVATSTANDPDGGDITYTIDDTTNYAIDASTGTVTLTAAGAAVVNGGGNLPDFTVTAASTTGQTSSATANVNPADTDTNEPLTLTVTPVDGPFVEDSTNAGDTVATSTANDPDGGDITYTIDDTTNYAIDASTGTVTLTAAGAAVVNGGGNLPDFTVTAASTTGQTSSATANVNPADTDTNEPLTLTVTPVDGPFVEDSTNAGDTVATSTANDPDGGDITYTIDDTTNYAIDASTGTVTLTAAGAAVVNGGGNLPDFTVTAASTTGQTSSATANVNPADTDTNEPLTLTVTPVDGPFVEDSTNAGDTVATSTANDPDGGDITYTIDDTTNYAIDASTGTVTLTAAGAAVVNGGGNLPDFTVTAASTTGQTSSATANVNPADTDTNEPLTLTVTPVDGPFVEDSTNAGDTVATSTANDPDGGDITYTIDDTTNYAIDASTGTVTLTAAGAAVVNGGGNLPDFTVTAASTTGQTSSATANVNPADTDTNEPLTLTVTPVDVHS; this is encoded by the coding sequence ATGAAAGTAATTATAGCAACTGTAAAAGAAGTAAGCGGGAAATTTTTTGCAAAAGATGAGCATGGCAACGTAAAAGAACTGCATGTCGGTGATACAATTAGTAAAGATATGCTTGTTTACGGAGCTGACGGTAATAGTGCCGATGCTCACATTAAGATTGCTATGCTTAATCTTGAACAGGCACTTGAATTAACAGGTCTTGAAAAACAGCTTTTCGATCTCTCTCTCATCCAAGACGGCAACAATCTAGACGAATTCATCTCTCCAAACAGTGTAGACAAAGCACTTGATAAAACAGGGGTATACGCTGAAGACGGCGCAACAGATAAAGAAGAAAAAGACGGAACGATCAACGATGATGAAACAGCAGCAGGAAGCGAAGCAGTCGTAGGACACCTGCAAGAAGACCAGTTCGCTGCAAGAGATAATGATTTTGTTGATGTTCAAAGTACGCTTAGAGATGTACAGTTTGATAGTGCTGATAATGGCGTGAATATTGATGGGACTCCTGTGCTTTTAGATGATGAAAGTATATCCTCTCCAGCCGATACCGATACAAATGAGCCATTAACATTAACAGTGACTCCGGTAGACGGTCCATTCGTAGAAGACAGCACAAACGCAGGCGATACAGTAGCAACATCCACTGCAAATGACCCTGACGGCGGCGATATCACCTACACAATAGATGACACAACAAACTATGCCATCGATGCATCTACTGGAACAGTGACGCTCACAGCAGCAGGCGCAGCCGTAGTCAATGGTGGTGGCAATCTTCCAGACTTTACTGTAACAGCAGCCTCTACAACAGGACAAACTTCCTCTGCTACAGCCAATGTAAACCCAGCCGATACCGATACAAATGAGCCATTAACATTAACAGTGACTCCGGTAGACGGTCCATTCGTAGAAGACAGCACAAACGCAGGCGATACAGTAGCAACATCCACTGCAAATGACCCTGACGGCGGCGATATCACCTACACAATAGATGACACAACAAACTATGCCATCGATGCATCTACTGGAACAGTGACGCTCACAGCAGCAGGCGCAGCCGTAGTCAATGGTGGTGGCAATCTTCCAGACTTTACTGTAACAGCAGCCTCTACAACAGGACAAACTTCCTCTGCTACAGCCAATGTAAACCCAGCCGATACCGATACAAATGAGCCATTAACATTAACAGTGACTCCGGTAGACGGTCCATTCGTAGAAGACAGCACAAACGCAGGCGATACAGTAGCAACATCCACTGCAAATGACCCTGACGGCGGCGATATCACCTACACAATAGATGACACAACAAACTATGCCATCGATGCATCTACTGGAACAGTGACGCTCACAGCAGCAGGCGCAGCCGTAGTCAATGGTGGTGGCAATCTTCCAGACTTTACTGTAACAGCAGCCTCTACAACAGGACAAACTTCCTCTGCTACAGCCAATGTAAACCCAGCCGATACCGATACAAATGAGCCATTAACATTAACAGTGACTCCGGTAGACGGTCCATTCGTAGAAGACAGCACAAACGCAGGCGATACAGTAGCAACATCCACTGCAAATGACCCTGACGGCGGCGATATCACCTACACAATAGATGACACAACAAACTATGCCATCGATGCATCTACTGGAACAGTGACGCTCACAGCAGCAGGCGCAGCCGTAGTCAATGGTGGTGGCAATCTTCCAGACTTTACTGTAACAGCAGCCTCTACAACAGGACAAACTTCCTCTGCTACAGCCAATGTAAACCCAGCCGATACCGATACAAATGAGCCATTAACATTAACAGTGACTCCGGTAGACGGTCCATTCGTAGAAGACAGCACAAACGCAGGCGATACAGTAGCAACATCCACTGCAAATGACCCTGACGGCGGCGATATCACCTACACAATAGATGACACAACAAACTATGCCATCGATGCATCTACTGGAACAGTGACGCTCACAGCAGCAGGCGCAGCCGTAGTCAATGGTGGTGGCAATCTTCCAGACTTTACTGTAACAGCAGCCTCTACAACAGGACAAACTTCCTCTGCTACAGCCAATGTAAACCCAGCCGATACCGATACAAATGAGCCATTAACATTAACAGTGACTCCGGTAGACGGTCCATTCGTAGAAGACAGCACAAACGCAGGCGATACAGTAGCAACATCCACTGCAAATGACCCTGACGGCGGCGATATCACCTACACAATAGATGACACAACAAACTATGCCATCGATGCATCTACTGGAACAGTGACGCTCACAGCAGCAGGCGCAGCCGTAGTCAATGGTGGTGGCAATCTTCCAGACTTTACTGTAACAGCAGCCTCTACAACAGGACAAACTTCCTCTGCTACAGCCAATGTAAACCCAGCCGATACCGATACAAATGAGCCATTAACATTAACAGTGACTCCGGTAGACGGTCCATTCGTAGAAGACAGCACAAACGCAGGCGATACAGTAGCAACATCCACTGCAAATGACCCTGACGGCGGCGATATCACCTACACAATAGATGACACAACAAACTATGCCATCGATGCATCTACTGGAACAGTGACGCTCACAGCAGCAGGCGCAGCCGTAGTCAATGGTGGTGGCAATCTTCCAGACTTTACTGTAACAGCAGCCTCTACAACAGGACAAACTTCCTCTGCTACAGCCAATGTAAACCCAGCCGATACCGATACAAATGAGCCATTAACATTAACAGTGACTCCGGTAGACGGTCCATTCGTAGAAGACAGCACAAACGCAGGCGATACAGTAGCAACATCCACTGCAAATGACCCTGACGGCGGCGATATCACCTACACAATAGATGACACAACAAACTATGCCATCGATGCATCTACTGGAACAGTGACGCTCACAGCAGCAGGCGCAGCCGTAGTCAATGGTGGTGGCAATCTTCCAGACTTTACTGTAACAGCAGCCTCTACAACAGGACAAACTTCCTCTGCTACAGCCAATGTAAACCCAGCCGATACCGATACAAATGAGCCATTAACATTAACAGTGACTCCGGTAGACGGTCCATTCGTAGAAGACAGCACAAACGCAGGCGATACAGTAGCAACATCCACTGCAAATGACCCTGACGGCGGCGATATCACCTACACAATAGATGACACAACAAACTATGCCATCGATGCATCTACTGGAACAGTGACGCTCACAGCAGCAGGCGCAGCCGTAGTCAATGGTGGTGGCAATCTTCCAGACTTTACTGTAACAGCAGCCTCTACAACAGGACAAACTTCCTCTGCTACAGCCAATGTAAACCCAGCCGATACCGATACAAATGAGCCATTAACATTAACAGTGACTCCGGTAGACGGTCCATTCGTAGAAGACAGCACAAACGCAGGCGATACAGTAGCAACATCCACTGCAAATGACCCTGACGGCGGCGATATCACCTACACAATAGATGACACAACAAACTATGCCATCGATGCATCTACTGGAACAGTGACGCTCACAGCAGCAGGCGCAGCCGTAGTCAATGGTGGTGGCAATCTTCCAGACTTTACTGTAACAGCAGCCTCTACAACAGGACAAACTTCCTCTGCTACAGCCAATGTAAACCCAGCCGATACCGATACAAATGAGCCATTAACATTAACAGTGACTCCGGTAGACGGTCCATTCGTAGAAGACAGCACAAACGCAGGCGATACAGTAGCAACATCCACTGCAAATGACCCTGACGGCGGCGATATCACCTACACAATAGATGACACAACAAACTATGCCATCGATGCATCTACTGGAACAGTGACGCTCACAGCAGCAGGCGCAGCCGTAGTCAATGGTGGTGGCAATCTTCCAGACTTTACTGTAACAGCAGCCTCTACAACAGGACAAACTTCCTCTGCTACAGCCAATGTAAACCCAGCCGATACCGATACAAATGAGCCATTAACATTAACAGTGACTCCGGTAGACGGTCCATTCGTAGAAGACAGCACAAACGCAGGCGATACAGTAGCAACATCCACTGCAAATGACCCTGACGGCGGCGATATCACCTACACAATAGATGACACAACAAACTATGCCATCGATGCATCTACTGGAACAGTGACGCTCACAGCAGCAGGCGCAGCCGTAGTCAATGGTGGTGGCAATCTTCCAGACTTTACTGTAACAGCAGCCTCTACAACAGGACAAACTTCCTCTGCTACAGCCAATGTAAACCCAGCCGATACCGATACAAATGAGCCATTAACATTAACAGTGACTCCGGTAGACGGTCCATTCGTAGAAGACAGCACAAACGCAGGCGATACAGTAGCAACATCCACTGCAAATGACCCTGACGGCGGCGATATCACCTACACAATAGATGACACAACAAACTATGCCATCGATGCATCTACTGGAACAGTGACGCTCACAGCAGCAGGCGCAGCCGTAGTCAATGGTGGTGGCAATCTTCCAGACTTTACTGTAACAGCAGCCTCTACAACAGGACAAACTTCCTCTGCTACAGCCAATGTAAACCCAGCCGATACCGATACAAATGAGCCATTAACATTAACAGTGACTCCGGTAGACGGTCCATTCGTAGAAGACAGCACAAACGCAGGCGATACAGTAGCAACATCCACTGCAAATGACCCTGACGGCGGCGATATCACCTACACAATAGATGACACAACAAACTATGCCATCGATGCATCTACTGGAACAGTGACGCTCACAGCAGCAGGCGCAGCCGTAGTCAATGGTGGTGGCAATCTTCCAGACTTTACTGTAACAGCAGCCTCTACAACAGGACAAACTTCCTCTGCTACAGCCAATGTAAACCCAGCCGATACCGATACAAATGAGCCATTAACATTAACAGTGACTCCGGTAGACGGTCCATTCGTAGAAGACAGCACAAACGCAGGCGATACAGTAGCAACATCCACTGCAAATGACCCTGACGGCGGCGATATCACCTACACAATAGATGACACAACAAACTATGCCATCGATGCATCTACTGGAACAGTGACGCTCACAGCAGCAGGCGCAGCCGTAGTCAATGGTGGTGGCAATCTTCCAGACTTTACTGTAACAGCAGCCTCTACAACAGGACAAACTTCCTCTGCTACAGCCAATGTAAACCCAGCCGATACCGATACAAATGAGCCATTAACATTAACAGTGACTCCGGTAGACGGTCCATTCGTAGAAGACAGCACAAACGCAGGCGATACAGTAGCAACATCCACTGCAAATGACCCTGACGGCGGCGATATCACCTACACAATAGATGACACAACAAACTATGCCATCGATGCATCTACTGGAACAGTGACGCTCACAGCAGCAGGCGCAGCCGTAGTCAATGGTGGTGGCAATCTTCCAGACTTTACTGTAACAGCAGCCTCTACAACAGGACAAACTTCCTCTGCTACAGCCAATGTAAACCCAGCCGATACCGATACAAATGAGCCATTAACATTAACAGTGACTCCGGTAGACGTCCATTCGTAG